The Sinorhizobium alkalisoli genomic interval GAAAGCCGCGATACCTTCGAGATCCTGGACGAGGTGGAAGAGAAGCTGGCGCTCGACTGCGCGCCGGTCACCTGGCCGATCGGGCGTTCGAAGACCTTCTGCGGCACCTACCATCTCGCGACGAACGAGGTGCGCGGCGCCGATACGCAGGAGCATCTGACCAAGGTCTCCGATCCGGAAATGGCCTCCCATCGCCTGCCGGAGAATGAGCGCGACGCTTTCATCGAGGAGACGACGCTCGCGATCGAGGCCTGCAAGTCCTTCGACCGCAAGGCCTTCCTCGAAGGTCATCTGACGCCGGTCTTCTTCGGCTCGGCGCTCCGCAATTTCGGCGTCCGCGACCTGATCAACGCGCTCGGGGAATTCGCGCCGCCGCCGCGCGCCCAGGTCGCCGACATTCGCACTGTCGAGGCAACGGACGCCAAGATGACGGCCTTCGTGTTCAAGATCCAGGCGAACATGGATCCCAACCATCGCGACCGCATCGCTTTCGTGCGCGTCTGCTCGGGCAAGCTCGAGCGCGGCATGAAGGCGCGGCTCTCGCGCACCGGCAAGCAGATGGGGCTGACGGCGCCGCAATTCTTCTTCGCCTCGCAGCGCCAACTCGCCGACACCGCCTTTGCCGGCGACGTCGTCGGCATACCGAACCACGGCACGCTCCGGATCGGCGACACGCTGACCGAGGGCGAGCCGCTCGTTTTCCAGGGCGTGCCGAACTTCGCGCCGGAAATCCTGCGCCGTGTCCGGCTTGAGGACGCGATGAAGGCGAAGAAGCTGAAGGAGGCCTTGCAGCAGATGGCGGAGGAGGGCGTCGTGCAGCTCTTTTCCCCGGACGACGGCGCGCCGGCGATCGTCGGCGTCGTCGGTGCGCTGCAACTCGACGTCCTGAAGGAACGCCTGCAGGCGGAATACGGCCTGCCCGTCTCCTTCGAAATGCCGCGCTTCTCCGTCTGCCGCTGGATTTCCGCCGACAGCCCGGCCGACCTCGAAAAGTTCGTCTCCGCCCACCGCGGCGACATCGCGCGCGACCTCGATGGCGATCCGGTTTTCATGGCGCAGGACGGTTTCTCGCTGCGCTACGAGGCGGAGCGCTATCCGGCGATCAAGATGGTCGCGATCAAGGAGTACCACGTCGCCAAGGCGGCGTGATATCGCAGAGGCCTTTTCATCATACACAGGCTCTTCGCTTTCATCTGGCTTCGGATTGTCTTTTCAGGCGGCTCCGCTTCCTGGGGACAGGGAGCGCCAAGATGGCGACCGCGGCAAGGACGAAGCCGATGCCGAGCATCTGGTTGGAGGTCAAGGGCTCCCCGAGTATCACGGCGGCAAGGAGCACGGCGGAGACGGGCGCAACGGCCGTGAAGACCGAAGCTTCGGTGCCGCTAACTTTCGCAAGCCCGGCATACCAGAGCAGGAAACCCCCAACCGTCGGCACGAGGGCGTAATAGGCGACGGCGACGAATGCCGACGCGGTGACCGTTTCCCGCACGGAAAGCTCCGCAAGCGCAAGCGGGGCGGCGATCGCCAGGCCGAGGATCGCCATCAACGTCGACAGGGCGAGCGGTGGGATCGCAGCTTCAAGCCGCTTGTTGAGGAGGATGAACAGGCCTTCGCAGACGACCGCGCCGAAGATCAGAAAGCTGCCGGCGAGCGAATAGGCGCCGCCGGTATGCGGCCGGAAAACGATCGCCAGAACGCCGGTCGCGGCAAACGCGATGGCCAGAAACACGAAAAGGTGGGGGCGCTCGTTGAGCACGACGACGGCGATCGCGGCGGAGACGACCGGAAGCGTGCCGATGATCACACCGGCATCGGCGGCGGAGGTGAGTTTCAATCCGGCAATTAGCAGCGTCGTATAGCCGACGCTGCCGGCTCCCGCCTGCAGCAAGAGTATCAAACGGTCGCGTCTCGTCGGCCGCGGCCATCGCGTCCCGGTTGCCCGCATCAGCAGCAGAAAGAGGGGCAGGGCAATGGCAAAGCGCAGCGCCGTTGCCGTGAAGGGCGGCAGGCCGGAGGCGATGACCTTGCTCGCCACCACCGTGCTGCCGACCAGTGCCATCGCGAGCGACAAATAGAGATAACCGTGAAGCTGCCTTGTCATTTCCGCTGCCATTTCGAGATCGACGGCGGCAGAAGAGCCGATCGGAGCGTGCCGGTCTTGAACAAAATTGCAGGGATCTCAATTCATGGCTTGCGCATAGGCGCCGGGCGTAAAGCCATACTTGCGCACGAAGACGCGCGTCATATGGCTCTGGTCGGCAAAGCCGCCTGCGACCGCGGCGTCCGCCAGCGGCGTACGCTTGGCGATCAACTGCCGCACGATGTCGATCCGCCGCTGGACGAGATAGGCGTGCGGCGT includes:
- a CDS encoding peptide chain release factor 3 produces the protein MAESIAEAVSRRRTFAIISHPDAGKTTLTEKLLLFGGAIQLAGEVKAKKDRIQTRSDWMKIERERGISVVTSVMTFEYDDTVFNLLDTPGHEDFADDTYRTLTAVDAAVMVIDAAKGIEPRTLKLFEVCRLRDIPIITFVNKMDRESRDTFEILDEVEEKLALDCAPVTWPIGRSKTFCGTYHLATNEVRGADTQEHLTKVSDPEMASHRLPENERDAFIEETTLAIEACKSFDRKAFLEGHLTPVFFGSALRNFGVRDLINALGEFAPPPRAQVADIRTVEATDAKMTAFVFKIQANMDPNHRDRIAFVRVCSGKLERGMKARLSRTGKQMGLTAPQFFFASQRQLADTAFAGDVVGIPNHGTLRIGDTLTEGEPLVFQGVPNFAPEILRRVRLEDAMKAKKLKEALQQMAEEGVVQLFSPDDGAPAIVGVVGALQLDVLKERLQAEYGLPVSFEMPRFSVCRWISADSPADLEKFVSAHRGDIARDLDGDPVFMAQDGFSLRYEAERYPAIKMVAIKEYHVAKAA
- a CDS encoding DMT family transporter; translated protein: MTRQLHGYLYLSLAMALVGSTVVASKVIASGLPPFTATALRFAIALPLFLLLMRATGTRWPRPTRRDRLILLLQAGAGSVGYTTLLIAGLKLTSAADAGVIIGTLPVVSAAIAVVVLNERPHLFVFLAIAFAATGVLAIVFRPHTGGAYSLAGSFLIFGAVVCEGLFILLNKRLEAAIPPLALSTLMAILGLAIAAPLALAELSVRETVTASAFVAVAYYALVPTVGGFLLWYAGLAKVSGTEASVFTAVAPVSAVLLAAVILGEPLTSNQMLGIGFVLAAVAILALPVPRKRSRLKRQSEAR